A DNA window from Patescibacteria group bacterium contains the following coding sequences:
- a CDS encoding cobalamin-dependent protein (Presence of a B(12) (cobalamin)-binding domain implies dependence on cobalamin itself, in one of its several forms, or in some unusual lineages, dependence on a cobalamin-like analog.), with protein sequence MILHKVPHHIIFVIAPVKIFSCAYPLGLGYITAVLKQNQYDVEILDFSKKKYSLDRAVKEIILKEPDFIGFTVYSYNYNAIKSMIRLIKEAIPVIKVIVGGPHVSALPKFSLEGLRADFAVVGEGEQAILEIIKRSLSHFNYFEDIKGLAFWKDDVAVLNPGCNLIENLDNLPFPDWEAIPPTAYGDVAGQTSPRQFPCASILTSRGCPHQCTFCASHLIHGRGLRKRSAKNVVNEIECLVKKYGVREINFSDDTFSEDRNHAIGICEELIKRKVNIVWRTTVGLRLDTLDEGLLEAFIASGCYQLAFGIESFASNVLHEVKKPINRLKILEKIHMVKKFKIETFGYFILGLPQDTVDSIRQTISFARNSDLDYLSFSHAIPLPGTEIFNKRYKNSRLSSIDWNNFYFFGNRPFDISEIPSKKLKKLYSAAYITSYIRPKRIKLILSNFINFKKTKTSKVLKFIYYITRNLF encoded by the coding sequence ATGATTCTTCACAAAGTGCCTCATCATATAATTTTTGTAATTGCGCCCGTAAAAATTTTTTCTTGCGCCTACCCCCTAGGACTAGGTTATATTACCGCTGTGCTGAAACAAAATCAGTATGATGTAGAAATATTAGATTTTTCTAAAAAAAAGTACTCATTAGACAGGGCTGTAAAAGAGATAATCCTAAAGGAACCCGATTTTATTGGGTTTACTGTATATAGTTATAATTATAATGCGATTAAATCTATGATACGCTTAATAAAAGAAGCTATTCCTGTAATAAAAGTTATAGTTGGCGGACCTCATGTTTCAGCTTTGCCAAAATTTAGTCTGGAAGGTTTGAGAGCGGATTTTGCTGTAGTAGGGGAAGGCGAACAAGCCATATTAGAGATAATTAAACGCTCCCTATCACATTTTAATTATTTTGAGGATATTAAGGGTTTGGCCTTTTGGAAAGACGATGTGGCTGTCTTAAATCCTGGTTGCAACCTAATTGAGAATTTAGATAATTTGCCTTTTCCTGACTGGGAGGCTATTCCGCCAACTGCATATGGTGATGTTGCTGGCCAGACATCTCCTCGACAATTTCCCTGCGCTTCTATTTTAACCTCCAGGGGATGTCCTCATCAATGTACTTTTTGCGCTTCTCATCTTATCCATGGGCGAGGCTTAAGGAAGCGTTCAGCAAAAAATGTAGTCAACGAAATAGAATGCCTGGTAAAAAAATACGGTGTAAGAGAAATTAACTTCTCTGATGATACCTTTTCAGAAGACCGCAATCATGCAATTGGAATTTGCGAAGAACTTATTAAAAGAAAAGTTAATATTGTTTGGAGAACCACGGTTGGGCTGAGGCTGGATACGTTAGATGAAGGTTTATTAGAGGCATTTATTGCTTCTGGCTGTTATCAATTAGCCTTTGGGATTGAGTCTTTTGCCAGTAATGTACTGCATGAAGTTAAGAAACCCATTAATAGACTCAAAATCCTTGAGAAGATCCATATGGTTAAAAAATTTAAAATAGAGACATTTGGCTATTTTATTTTAGGCCTTCCGCAAGACACTGTAGATTCTATTAGACAGACTATAAGCTTTGCCCGGAATTCAGACTTGGATTATTTATCTTTCAGCCATGCAATTCCCTTACCCGGAACAGAAATTTTTAATAAAAGATACAAAAATTCAAGATTAAGCTCGATTGATTGGAACAATTTTTATTTTTTCGGGAATCGCCCATTTGATATTTCAGAAATCCCCTCGAAGAAATTAAAAAAGCTTTATTCCGCTGCTTATATTACCTCTTATATTCGCCCCAAGCGCATTAAGCTAATTTTAAGTAATTTTATAAATTTTAAAAAGACGAAGACCTCAAAGGTATTGAAATTTATATACTACATTACAAGGAATTTGTTTTAG
- a CDS encoding radical SAM protein, whose amino-acid sequence MKKLLLINPDFKYFPGWLENSINYKQPALGLTYLASYIRRNCPVDIKICDASALNIKENGVLEYIKLFKPDIIGITTATPTVKFARTVALGTRRLLPEAFIVFGGPHVSALPFENLDVANVCVIGEGEETFAEIVNNFLNGLSLDKIKGIAFRRNGSYCKTEERVLVDNLDQLPFPARDLLPKYTFRHIYPYRLDNSNYDTIITSRGCSFNCNFCSNELMWKRKVRYRGLDNICEEIEKLIKESNISLLFIHDDNFTEDADRVVEFCKRKKKYFSKLKWICHARADCLSLDLLKEMKASGCLEMQIGIESGNDRILANCNKRISTSTISSTFKLLKQAKINSWATFIIGNKGENKQSIEETIEFAKAIDPTFCSFLFLIPFPGTKCFNNFSKKGYLNTYNWSKYSFHTKPVFETECLSRGLLMSLRKKAYRKYYLRPKILFRYFCACIISRQWKLTFSNSILLLKFILGLIKK is encoded by the coding sequence TTGAAAAAGCTGTTATTAATAAATCCTGATTTTAAATATTTTCCTGGGTGGTTAGAGAACTCAATAAATTATAAACAGCCGGCATTAGGGCTTACATACCTTGCTTCGTATATTCGAAGAAATTGCCCAGTGGATATAAAAATTTGCGATGCATCGGCCTTAAATATTAAAGAAAATGGTGTCTTAGAGTACATCAAGCTATTTAAGCCAGATATTATTGGAATAACCACAGCTACTCCAACAGTGAAATTTGCAAGGACCGTAGCTTTAGGCACCAGGCGCCTGCTGCCGGAGGCCTTTATTGTATTTGGCGGCCCGCATGTTAGTGCTCTGCCATTCGAAAACTTAGATGTTGCGAATGTCTGTGTTATTGGCGAAGGCGAAGAAACTTTTGCAGAGATTGTAAATAACTTCCTAAATGGCTTATCGTTGGATAAGATAAAAGGCATTGCCTTTAGAAGGAACGGCAGCTACTGTAAGACAGAGGAGAGAGTTCTTGTAGATAACTTAGATCAATTGCCCTTTCCCGCGCGCGACTTACTTCCTAAATATACTTTCCGGCATATTTATCCTTATCGCCTAGATAACTCTAATTATGATACTATCATTACTTCTCGAGGCTGTAGCTTCAATTGCAATTTTTGTTCAAACGAACTGATGTGGAAACGCAAAGTCAGATACAGGGGTTTAGATAACATCTGCGAAGAAATAGAAAAACTAATAAAAGAGTCGAATATATCCTTATTATTTATCCACGATGATAATTTTACAGAGGACGCAGATAGGGTTGTTGAGTTTTGCAAAAGGAAGAAAAAATATTTTTCTAAATTAAAGTGGATTTGCCATGCCCGCGCCGATTGCCTGTCTCTGGATTTATTAAAAGAGATGAAGGCCTCGGGATGTTTAGAAATGCAGATTGGAATTGAAAGCGGCAACGATCGTATTTTGGCTAATTGCAATAAAAGAATAAGTACCTCGACTATTTCTTCAACTTTTAAATTGTTAAAACAGGCAAAAATTAATTCATGGGCTACGTTTATTATAGGGAATAAAGGAGAAAATAAACAAAGCATAGAGGAAACAATAGAGTTCGCCAAAGCAATAGACCCGACTTTTTGCTCCTTCTTATTCTTAATTCCTTTTCCAGGCACAAAGTGCTTTAATAATTTTTCTAAAAAAGGTTATCTAAACACATATAATTGGTCTAAATATAGTTTTCATACAAAACCTGTCTTTGAAACAGAATGCCTCTCAAGAGGTCTGCTTATGAGTTTAAGGAAGAAGGCCTACAGAAAATACTATTTAAGGCCAAAAATATTATTTAGATATTTTTGTGCGTGTATAATAAGCAGACAATGGAAATTAACGTTTTCTAATTCTATCCTTTTGTTAAAATTTATTTTAGGTTTGATTAAAAAATGA